The Rhodothermales bacterium nucleotide sequence CGTTGAAGCGTATCCAGGCCTGCGGGTCGTCCGCTGCGGCGGTGGAGACCGGGATGAACGGGATGCCGGCTATTTCGGCGGCGTCGACCACCGGCAGGGTGACCTGATGCGCGGCGATTTCGGTAATCGGGAGGTTCGGCACGGCATCGAAACGCTTGAACCCGACCGGGTTGGTCCGGTAGGCGAATTCGGTGTAGGGCCGATCGAACTTGCGCCAGAGGAGCCGGGCCTTGAGCGTCAGCTTGCGGCCGGCGAGTTCTTCGGGCACCCGGAAGGTGTAGTGCGCGAGGTCGGCGGTGCCGGGGCCGATGACGTTGGCGAAGACAGTCGTGTGGATGTCCTGCGCGTTGCGCATCTGGATGGGCCGGCTGTTTTTATCGACCATGACGGCCTTGAAGACATGCGCCATGGGGTCGAGATGGCCCGTCGCGTCGATGTAGCCGCTGATCGCCAGGGTGATTCCGGCATCGTCGGTCACCGTGAACTCCAGCCAGCCCTCGTTCGAGTCGTTCGTTCCACCCGGGAAGGTGTGGCCGACGCCCTGGTTGCGCACGACGACATCGACCGTGACCTGTTCGCCGGCCGGCAGGGGCGGCAGCGTTCCCGCGGCGTCCATGATCGGTTCCGAGCGGGATGCGGAGCTGACGGCGAAGACCTCGACGCGCAATTTTTCGCTACGGAGGAAGGCCTCGATGCGGCGAATGGTGTCGGTGTCGCCCCGCAGGAACGGCAGGGCCGTGTTGACGGCGAGGAAGCGATGTGACTTAACCATCCCTCCCTTGGCCGACACGTCGCCCAGCGGCGCCGGCTCGAGGGGCATGTGGCAATCCTGGCAGACGCGTTTTACGGGCGGCAGATAAAACGTGCGCGACGCGTTCAGGGCGACGCCGCTGTCGTGCCAGTTATCGTATTCGTTCTGGCCCCGGAGCCAGCGGTAATTGTTCAGCGGAGCGCGCAGGCTCACCTTGTGGCAGGTGGCGCAGTATTCGGCGGACTTGAAAACGGGCTTCAGCAACTGGCGCATGTGGACGGTCGGTTTCGCCTTCAGCGCCGCGTCGTGCAACAATGCGCCGATCGATCCGGACCGGGCCGTGGCGAAGAGGTAGGGGTCCTCCTGTTCGTCCGCGATGTTGTAGTTGCCGTTGCCGGTCCGGTCGTGGATCGTGTCGATGGCGTGGCAGGCCAGGCAGGTGAGGCCGGCCTGGGCTTCCGGGGCATTACGATCGATCGGCTGGTTCATCTTGCCGGCGAGCATCAGCGCCGGGTCGTGACACCCGCTGCACCACTTGCTCTTCGCCCGTCCCACGCCGTCCGCCCCGATATCCGGGAACGATGCCAGATGCCGATCCACCCAAGGATTAGACTCCGTGGCATTCTTCCGCATATCCTCGATGGTGGCCTCGTAGAACGGGTTGTTGAACGAGGCGAATCGGTGCGCGGAGGCCTCCCACTGGGCCACGACGTCGGCGTGGCATCGCTGGCAGGTCTCGGCGCCGATCGGGGTATCCTTCACAAAGCCGAAGGTCGAGATTTCCGCGCGCACCTGCTCTTCCGCGCCGAGATCGTCGCGCGTGATGATGCGGGAGGGCAGGTAACTTCCGGAGGTGGTGGTCGTTGCGGCCGGGAAGAACGGGCTTTCCGGGGGGACGTAGCCCGCCGGCACGAACCCGTCGCCGGCAAAGCTGGCGGCATCGCGGTCGCGGGCGCCGGGGCCCGTATGGAGTCCCTGCTCCATCGCGAGCCGGGCCTCGTCGGTGAGCACGATTTCGCGGTTGGTGAATCCGTGCCAGACGACCAGGACGAGCAGGAGGGTGGCCACGGCGCCCCCGAAGCGCCAGTGCGCCTGGGTCGAAGGCCGGTTGCTCCGGCTGCGCAGGCGGTGCAGCACGTAGGCTGTAGGCGCCGCGAAGGCCGTCACCACATGGAGCCACCACGCCCAGCTGTTATCGCGGCTGGCCGACGAGGTGAGGATGAAGAGGCCTGTAATGCCCAGGATGAGCCCGAGCACCGTGAAACCGATTCCGGTGAGCCCGCTCGGTCGCTTGTAGCGCTTCCAGACCTGGGGCAGGTGCCCGATGCCGAACACGAGCATCAGCACGACCACGAGGAGGCCCACCCCCGTGTGGGAAAGCACCATCGCCTGGAACAGGGCGGGGAGAGAGGTGTCGCCGGCGGCGAAAAAGGTAAGACCCAGCTGTTCCGCCAGGCGGTTGGCCAGCAGATAGAGGGTATTGGCAAGCATAAACACCGCGAGCGCCATGGCGATGCGGAGCACCATGCGCAGCGGCCTGGAAACAAACCAGCGATCCCGGTTGGGTGGAGCCGGTCTGGTGGAAGGACCCGTCATGTCGGTAGTGGAGGCTTGCAGTACAGGTTCAACCTAATAAAAATACCCGACACTCACAAAAGGGGGGCGACGTGGCCGGCCGGGTCGATTGGCGGGGTGAAACGTCGGGTATCCCGGCTGAAAGGATAAAAGCAAAAGAGGGGTAGCAGGCTAACCCGCTACCCCTCTCGTTACCTCCGTTCTCCGATAAACTTACCGGATAGTCACGGGTCGGGCTACCGTTCCGTGCTCGCCCGACACGCGCACGAGGTAAACGCCCGCCGCGAGATCGCTCGTATCGAGCTGAATGACTTTCTGGAACGCCGGGGCCCGGTACGTCAGCACTTCCTGACCGAGCACGTTGAAGACTTCCAGCGAAACCCCCGATTTGCCGCCATCGACCGTCACGTTGAGCGCATGGCTGGCGCCGACCGGGTTGGGATACACCCCGATGTCGAAGCCGCGGGACGCCGAAGGCGTATCCGCCACGCTCGTGGCGGTGCCGGCGAAGTATTGCAGCGCCTCGGCATAGACTTCGTTGGCGATGTCCGTCCCCACGCGCCGACCCGGGATGTCGTCGATCGGGGGATGGATGCCGCCCCAGATCCGGGAGAGACTGGTCTCATCCGACGCATCGCGGTACGTGGCCCACTGCAGGGTCATATCCACGCTGGGACCGTCCTCGAAGAGGAGGTATTCGCCGGCGTTGAACTGGAACTCACCGAGGCCGCCCGGGAAATACTCATCGCCCGTGAAGGCGGTCAGGATTTCAGAGGCCGCGCGAGAGAACGTGGAGTGTCCGGAGATGTACCCGGCGAACGGCGGCGTGATGAAGGACGCCTTCTGGTAGGTCCGCCAGTTCTCCGCGAGGATCCAGCCCACACCGGCGACATCCGTATCCGGATTCTCGACGTAGTCGGCTCCGCGCCATGCGAAGACCTTGATCTTGCCGACATTTTCGTTGCTTTCGCCGGCCAGTTCATCGCCTTCTTCCACGAGTTCGATGTACCCTTCATAAAGCGGGAGGCCCTTCGGATCGTAGCTCGCCAGCGTGGAGTCGGAGCTCTGGCCGTACGCCGCCATCGCCCGGATCGCCGAGACCGGCCGGATGAAGTCGTAGTAGCTCTTGATGCCCCACACGCTGATGGCTACGTCGTGCATGACGGCGCCCAGCGCAAAATAGCCCTTGACATCCCATTCCAGGTCGCTGACGACCTCGCCGACGCCGCCGATCTTCTTGACCAGCGCCGGGTGATCGTTCACGCCGT carries:
- a CDS encoding tetratricopeptide repeat protein, whose amino-acid sequence is MTGPSTRPAPPNRDRWFVSRPLRMVLRIAMALAVFMLANTLYLLANRLAEQLGLTFFAAGDTSLPALFQAMVLSHTGVGLLVVVLMLVFGIGHLPQVWKRYKRPSGLTGIGFTVLGLILGITGLFILTSSASRDNSWAWWLHVVTAFAAPTAYVLHRLRSRSNRPSTQAHWRFGGAVATLLLVLVVWHGFTNREIVLTDEARLAMEQGLHTGPGARDRDAASFAGDGFVPAGYVPPESPFFPAATTTTSGSYLPSRIITRDDLGAEEQVRAEISTFGFVKDTPIGAETCQRCHADVVAQWEASAHRFASFNNPFYEATIEDMRKNATESNPWVDRHLASFPDIGADGVGRAKSKWCSGCHDPALMLAGKMNQPIDRNAPEAQAGLTCLACHAIDTIHDRTGNGNYNIADEQEDPYLFATARSGSIGALLHDAALKAKPTVHMRQLLKPVFKSAEYCATCHKVSLRAPLNNYRWLRGQNEYDNWHDSGVALNASRTFYLPPVKRVCQDCHMPLEPAPLGDVSAKGGMVKSHRFLAVNTALPFLRGDTDTIRRIEAFLRSEKLRVEVFAVSSASRSEPIMDAAGTLPPLPAGEQVTVDVVVRNQGVGHTFPGGTNDSNEGWLEFTVTDDAGITLAISGYIDATGHLDPMAHVFKAVMVDKNSRPIQMRNAQDIHTTVFANVIGPGTADLAHYTFRVPEELAGRKLTLKARLLWRKFDRPYTEFAYRTNPVGFKRFDAVPNLPITEIAAHQVTLPVVDAAEIAGIPFIPVSTAAADDPQAWIRFNDYGIGLLLENDTRGAARAFARVAELAPARVDGPLNLARTAFQDGNLTRAYQHLQACERIAVGDPRVAWVWGLVRQEDGLYGDAAAAYRYVLETFPEDRATWRQLGRTYYLDQQYEQSIEAYSEALAIDPEDREAYYHLMLNYRALGDEAQAALAEQAFEYYQIDESASEVARTYRLQNPGANLMVQDIRIHPLELTTGAP